CCGGGACAGCAACCGAACCTGGTGGCAGCTTgcaggttgcaggttgcaTGGATCTATGTGGGTAGAGGCTGCCACGCCCTGTACTGGCTGCCCACTAAGatgtggctggtggctggtggctggcatTTTTATGGCATCCGCCGCCGCCTTGCAACAGATTTCACTTCCAGCGGAAAACGGAAGCGAACGACGCCCGATGCCCGACGACTCcccagcggcggcggcgacaacTTCCTCAATGATGGAGGCGCTGCTGCACTCTCGTTTGTGGCCTGCCatttaattgattaattaGAGACCATGCCACTGGCCACGCCGGCCGCCCAGTGATCAAGCAAAAGTGGTGGAGCCGCGCCACTCGACTTCCGTCAATCTTTTGGAGGCACCAAAGCTTCAATCTGGCATAaactgccgcagcagcaggcagaagcTTCAATCTGCAATCTGCAATCTGCGGCACCTTCCACTCGCTGTGCGGCACTGCCAGAGTGTCACAGAATTTGTCCCGAGTTTAAAGTTTATATAAAGCGCAGAAAGGTCTCGTCTCCGTgtccgcctgctgctgcggctgctgtccaacatttttcttccttttttttttttttgtccatgCCACGACCTCTCAACCTCAGGGGAAAATAGAAGAGAAGAGACGAGAAGacgaagagaagagaagaggacCCAGGGCAAACCACAAGGCACTTGATGCCAAGCGATGGCGGCGATGGCGGCGCTGGTGGCATGGATGCCGCATTGGACTTGGCTGCAACCCACAATGATAGTCGCCGCAGAAGGAGTTGCAAgcgaaggaggagcagaaggagtgCGAGAGTGCCAGAACGGAGGACAGAACGTGGTTAGCAAATTTATTATGTAAACGGAAATACGGCATATCCTTTGCCCAGGCGAATGTCGGCGCCGCAGCAATAGAAATAGTTTTCAGGCAGGCAAAAAACCAGGAGACACACACCAGAAGAAGGAGTCGACTAGGAGCAGTCTCGTAAATCGCATAAATTGTATAATTCTGGGCACTCcattgttgcagcagcaaccctttgttgctgttgttgcatggttttgttgtgttttgttttgttttgtgtctgTTTCGTTGAATTTTGTTGCCAAATTGCGTTTGTAGGTGACTCCTGGCGCTCTCCTTTCGGGTTCAAATGAAACAATATGTTGCCAAAGGCAGAAGCGGGTCCTCCGTTTCCTCCATTTAGAAGTTTGGACACGCGCGCCCTGCAGCTGATGACAGGGGCGTGGTGGCGTGGTGGCGTGGCTGCGACTCTAGCCTCTAGCCTCTGGCCTGTggcaagtggctgctgctgtggcaaggATTAGTGAATTAACGATAGATTCCAACACCTGCGACAGCCAGCAGGAGTCAGCAACTTTTCGAATTGGTTTTCGCCACGCCGCATTGAAAGTTCGAATTGAATCCCCCCCATTTGCCGGCTCAATTAACAGTAACTTAGGGGAATCCCCGAGTTCATTTAAATTCATGAAGTTTCCCCGAGAATGTGGCAAGCAAAGCAGAAACGAGAATGACAGGACGAACGTTGACCACAACAGCCGCAAGGATAACCGGAGAGAGCCGGAGAAAGCAACAGAATGGGCGATAGCAAAGCGTAACGAACAAAAGGGAAACAATTTTATGGAACGAAGGCATGAAAAAACGACTGAAATTGCcgcaaaagaacaaaaaaacacaaaaccaaaaaaaggaTTGGGCTAAGAATAAGTGGAATTTGATTTGGTCTATGGATTCGAGAAGCAGTTAAGGGAACTACTAGTTACACGAACAAGTGGGGGAATGTAGGATTAGAGATGGAACTTATTATCGGGCATTAGCGGGGATCTGTACAAGAATCCAATAAGCGAAAGGAAACCACGATTCGATGGATCTTTTTTGGACATATGTACCTATTGATGGAGATATTGTTGTGACTTTCCTCTTTAGGTACATTGCGCATCCCCACCCTTTCCTTGTTGCATCTccctggctctccctctccttctcttccGCTCTCCCTCTGGTTGAGGTCACCCGAACGCATCAAATAGGCAAAGTTTTTGCTAGCCAAAGCGACGCCTCTTTGCCAAATTTATGACATTGAATTTATGTGCAGCAAAGCGTGCcgccccagcaccagccaggggagtggagagagagagagaggcagaggagccAAACAACCGATCGATTCGGCAAAAATTAACATCCAAAGATGTGCCACAAATagtgacagacagacagacagaccgaccgacagagagatagaaaaAAGCGTTGCGTTAAACTGCTTAACACTTCTGCATGGTCACCCAAAAGaaattggaaatggaaatggatatGGAAACTGTTGCCATAACTCATTGCGGGGCCCCATACTTGGGGGGGGGGACGGGGCGAATTGTCTAAGAAAAGACAAAAAAGGAAATGGCAAATGCATTAAGAAATAAgcaattttcttttgcttgcaacagcaaaaacgTGGCACGAGATCAAGGAGCAGGCAAAAGCAGGGCAAAGGAGAAGCCAATGTGTCGCCTGTTGGATTGGGGGAGGAGCCGCCAGCACAAATGGTTAAGGCGATGCCAAGGACACGCCGCCGAGTGGCGGAGTCTCCCCAGAACACCCCTCTGCTCACCCTGCTAAGTAGTTGCATTAAAAGCTTACAACAAAACCTgcgacagcaacaggaacagaCAACACAGaacaagaaacaaattttTGGTAACGCGCAGCAGCTCCTTGGCCATAAAGTCGGCTCTTTCTGCACCCTGCCCCTTATTCGTGGGGGCTGCCTGCGTTGCTGTGCTCCTTCTGCCTTGGCAACGAATCAAAAATGTGCGACTCCACTCCGCGTGTGCAGAAGGAGGGTCTGGGGTTCGGGGGCAGTAAATCATGTGGATTCGTACGGTGAATGAACAGCTTAAAGATACTTTAAAGTTCCATGTTCCAATTAATACGAGTTTCACATTAAATTAggcaaaattttaaaaattaacgCTCTTTTTATGTATAATTGCTATGTAATCTACATTTTAGCTACCTCTACGCGTGGCGCCATCCTGTGACATATCCCTGAACTTCAGTTCAAAAGAAGTAGTTCCTCTTCACTTCATTCGATGGCGCCAGTCTGTAGTTCCTCACTACCCTGTTAATTTGACCATTTTTAAAGTCGTTTTGTATGTGCGTTTTCCCAAGTGTAAAAAGACTGAGATTGAGCCGAAAGATGAATAGATTtcatcaattaaattaaatttcattttgaaagGTATATTTAAGAACAAAGGGTACAGCAACTTCCATACGCTGGCTTTTTGAATTTTCGCTCTCTCAAATAGAACTTCTGTGAATCATTCCAAtggattgcatttaaatcattttcgttcattcactttcaaacaatttatatttggcgcgcaccgCTGGTATCCACTTGATAGTATCAATAGTATCGTTTGGTGGGACTTGCTcattttttttagaattttggGATGGGACATTCTCTCTTGCTGGAGGGATTTTTCCTTGCCACAATATCCCTTTTAATCTCAACAATGTCCCTACATTCCATACGCACTTACATtgccactgtttttttgttgcatttttttgtttaaacctttttttagacaatatccaacaaaagcaagtatttaaaacaagccagtcaagtagaaaattgattcaacaaccggataaaattatgtgggcatggctaaatgtgctatatagctgagaatattccacggaagatcaaaattgagcaatatggtttctaatccttgacggagatgattaacccattgtaaaccaagggggtattttaatactccaccgaaaataatacaaatttaatgattttaTCGCAGTCCAGGTGAAAGATATAgtgttttttttaagttcagaggaaagatggCATGATTCCTCAATAAGAAGTTACAATCGATAAAATTTTTCCGCCGTTTAGCccaagtagttgaactatttaaataaaggtggcttaagtgggctaagttcgatTTCTTATCGATATACGATAAGCTAAATTAAACGAGTAAGTGAAAAGTGATTAACTTCTAACTGTATAGTGCATCGTGTATCGTTCCGTATCGAACATCCCCATCcatccgcagcagcggccgcagaAAGTGGAGGAGCAATGGAAAGTTGCCGATAAGGCAACACTTGTGCGTCGGCAACGACaccaaaaaaagcaaagccaaaaccaaaagaagAAGCAAAAATTGCAGCGAAAAGTTTTGTGAAAAGCGAGAAGATCGTTACCGACTACTGACTCGTCCTCCTTCTCGTCACTTCACCCTTCCGCGGCGGTGAAGCGGATAACCAGGACAAAGAGACGACGAAAGCGACTAactgcaacacacacacgcataccaTACCGCACACACCGACATCAGCCCTCGTGTAATACCAATCCAAAATCACATAtaccagacacacacacaaaaccaaccaacaaaaacaacatgcAATCTTTGCACAGTAGTTAAATAATTCTGCCCTGTCTGCGCTTTATTTCCTTCTtcattttgttcttttttctcGTTTAATTTCAACAAGTTTCTGTTCTCCCACTTTTCCCCTTCTCTTCGCTTTCCAccgttcttttttttgcgttattacttcacacacaaacagacaccACGAAACACATACACGCGACACCCACCACTACAGCGACAGAATTTGTGTGACGTCCGAGCGCAGAATTGTCGtcgtttatattttgtttgtgcaTTTTTGCCCGTTTTCCCTCCGTTGTGTGCGCGAGGCGTGCCTGCAGAAGCGGCACGAGATCAGCAACCAGccgcagtagcagcagcggcgaccGGCTCCCCAATACAACACCTGCGCGCCTCcaacaagcacacacacacacttgttgCAGCACAAAACAGACggagacagatagagagagagagagtgagataACGGAGGCGGAGAATTAAAAGTGCCTAAGAAGTCATCATCTGCTGCTATCAGCGTACGTTCGTTTGCCCCCAGCGTACTTACACAACTTGGAAAAGTAAGCAGCCCCCGAGAATCCAATCCCTCCCAGATGTTGCAGCACTACCAGAAAGTGGTGCGCGACTAGTAAATACCCTACAATTATCCGATTAAAGATGCGCTATTCGTGATCCGTTATTCTGTTACTGTTTCGCTCAGTGCCCTTGCACTGATGTGCTCTTCCGCAAAATACCCTACTGGTATCGACACTGGATGGGGACTAGTTTTTCTGACTATTTCAAAATATTGGTAGATTGTGTCGTAGTGTAAGAGCGCTTTTATGTTAACACACTCTACCCCTCACATCCAACTATTATCCATTGGAAATGTGTGTACCTTTCCATGACAGGCCGATTTGGCGAAAAGTGACCGATACCCTGACTGGTTCTGGAACCGGGACGGGACTGATAAGCTCTACAGCGCCTGTGTTTGGGTCTGGCGCTGCAATTTGCCGATTGGCCTAGCCAGGGACAATCTCCCCATCTGATAAGATCCGAATCACGATTCTCATGTGCGCGCACATTCAAATTAAAGTCAACGGCCATAAAATGATTTATTAAGAGGTTTTGGTGCGAACGTTTATCAGccataattatttttaagcGCACATAGTGACATTGGGAATAGGCAGAAATATGGGGATTCAGGGTTGGACCGTAAATTAGTTCCCAATCTTATGTGCCTCGGACTCATCaactcttgctgctgctgctttcagATGGTCAAGGAGAAACCCAACTCAACGCGGATCTACGACAAGGATGGCTTCAGGCGACGGGCTGCCTGCATTTGTGTGCGGGCCGAAAACGAGGCAGAGGTGAGTGTGAAGCTTTGGATATGTATCATAGTAAAATCAAAATATCTTTGACTGTCTCCTTAGGTACTTCTGGTCACCTCCTCGCGGCGTCCTGAGCTTTGGATCGTCCCAGGTGGTGGCGTGGAGCCCGAGGAAGAGCCCTCTGTGACCGCTGTACGCGAGGTGCTCGAGGAGGCCGGTGTTGTTGGCAGTCTGGGTCGTTGTCTGGGTGTATTCGAGGTTTGCATTTGCGATAATAGGTGAACTAATATTCGAATAGAATTCATATAATGTCTTCCACCTCGCAGAATAACGATCATATGCATCGGACTGAAGTGTTTGTCATGAATGTGACCAAGGAGCTGGAAGAATGGGAAGACTCGCGCAGCATTGGACGCAAGCGGCAGTGGTTCACGATCGACGATGCCTTGTCCCGTCTGGCGTTGCACAAGCCAACGCAGCAGCACTATctgatgcagctgcagcactcGAAGACTCGGGACAACACGAATCGTGTGGTGAATGCCACGCATCCGCCCAAGTTGACCAATGTGGCCACATCTCCAGCTGCATCGCCAACAACGGCATAAACACCCATAAACACAATTTACTACACCTATCctccaaaacacacacaacatccTATCGCGAAAAATCGATTCTAACTATTCTTCAATCCCGCGCacattttgacatttttggAAGTTTACAAATAGACAGGCAGTTAATATATTATGTTGATTAAGCAATATGTTATCCACAACCTCACGCAGCCTCACACCCTCCCATACAGCCTCCAATCCGCCTATCCCTGAACCTATTTTTAAGTCCAACAGTTCATTTATGTCTTTAGTAATTTGTAATGGAGCTAAATTTACTTGATTGTACTCTCCAAAACCGAGAGAGAGTGAGTTTGAGGATGAGTAAAGCATctaaataattaaatgtaaTTCAAGATCTATAACTAACAAAACAAGAAcatataataatttttgagCGAATAGCACTTTTtgcaaaaactaaaactaaaactagagaaaactaaaacaacaaagcaaaacaaaacaaaatatctaTTAGATTTTTCTACTCTTTTCTATAATTTACTCGAAAATTATGGCATcttaattgatttaaatacCAATTGGAAATGCTAACAAAACTTGATTAACTGATGATTAAACAATTATGCTAAGCGGCCtaaagaaaaaccaacaataaaACATATTTAAGCGACCACTAACGAAATGTATTTCGTTCTGAATCTGATCTGCCACAAAGGCCAGCACACACAAGATGTTTTCTGTCACCAGAATGAATCATTAGAGAACCTTATTATAATTAACAACCAGTTGCCTAtgcaagaatatatatatatacataaatgaAGATAAACGTTAacttattgtaaaaaaaacaaaaaaacaaagcgtGAGAAATTAGTTGAGAagagagccagcagcagcagcagcagcagtaaagcaaagcaacaacaaacatatTAAGAACTAATTCAAACTACTAAGATACTGTGCACGTTGTACTTTTCAAAAGCATATAAAAACCATACTCAAATATGgataacaacaataataataataattatgaattatgataATATAAtaacaccaacacacacacacacacaacgagtggcagtggagtggagtggttaTGCGGCATGATTTCAATGTGATTTAAGAGATACAagagacacacaaacacaacacaTAACAAAACGCGTTAAATGAACAATTTTATGTAACATTTTTTCgataatgattttattttggcACTTAAAAAGCGCGCAACCAAACGGAAGGGAAATTTGAATTATGGCAATTTGAGTCTTTGATTTCGATCCAATTCTTGAATGTATTCATAAATTAGTTGCAAACTAATCTGAGCAGGAAATATTTCAATCGGAATGCTAAATTATATCACAGAATTGTTGCAATTATTCAATGATTTAcaacaaataaagaaaaaaaaaacaaaacaagctCCACTAATGTTAATCTAATGTTTATttcatatacaaaaaaaaattgtgctAAATTAAAGCTAACAGATTAGAAgatgcatcatcatcatctaaGTCCTGAGCTGAATCCTGGTGAAAGGGTGAGCCTCAATGTACGCCAGAGCCTTCAGAATGTAGTCGGGAGTAGGTGGCGGCGTTGGCAAATGTGCACCTTTTGGCTGATATCCATTCTCGTCGGCAGTATACTCCAACTGAATGTTTTGTCCATCGGGAGCCGTATACGCCACCGATCCTGCCGCATAGGCACTGCCCACACCACTCTCCTTGGCCTGAATGCCGTTCGAGGTTCCGTACTCCCAATTGTAGCTGCCATCGTTCTTGATCTCATTCTCGTACTTGGTTATGGTGGCCTGTGACTCATCTGCGGCCCAAGTGACGGCCACCAGGAAGAGGGCAATGATTAGCGCCTATAAATCCGGTTGAAATTCGCTGATTAGCTCTATTATCGCATTCGGGGATCACTTATCACTAAACGATACTTACGATCTTGAACATGGCTGAAGTTTGATACGAAATCTGAAACCTGTGTAGGGGAATCCAAGCGGAACGTTGCTTTAGTTGATACTGATGTCGAAAACAAATCCGAGAGACCGTTTTATACCAAAGCTGGGGACGATCACTGacctacacctacacctacacctacaccaacaacaacaataagtcATAGATGTTCCACAGTTCACATTTGATCTTGGAGGCTTTAGTGCTCCgtattattaataaattcGCGCATTTCGAATATGAATTTGACCGAGTTTTACGAGCGTTACGTTCATTCCCCTGCTGTTCGCCTAATGGccgtgttttttgttttgttttcgaaCAGAGATCAGCAAGCCGGGCCAAAGCCAACAGCAGGTGATCATGATCTATACCGCACCGCATTCTACTTAACAAATCACAGATGGAGATGAAGATTTACCGCTGAAGATTCCACACACAATGAATATGCTTCCATTCTTATCTAATCTTGACTTAAATTCataataaatttatgaattGTTATCCGAAGATCAAAGACTCAAAAGGATTCCCTTAAGCGAAGCTTGGATACCCTTACATCATCTCTATGCCCGCCGATTCAAGACGATTTCCTGACTTCTTTTAATATTTgaaagtctctctctcttgctagGGTATTCATAGCGTTAAAATATCATTCGCTAGGCGCCAAGAGAAGTTCGTTTGGGCTGTCATTCGATTAGCAGCTTTTGTTgttaatgatatgcaaatgcGAATCCGCATCGGAATCCAAACGTTTGCTTTGGAGAGCCCCAGTGCTGCGACGTAGACGTGAAACACATTCGAGTGTCATCGTAAATTCGAACGAACTGCTGCCGAAATTCAGATCATCGCATTAATTAGTAGACAGAGCATTGCATTTGATAACTAGAATTAGTACTCTTAGATATGTCCATAACAAAACGCAAAATAGCAAGAGATTTGTGACGGATGACTTGTTGCTTGAGGAAAAGCTTTGTTGGCTATAAAGAAAAACATCATTCATTTGCGTCGACCAGTATGTAAATACATTTGCTATGCTCATATATATAGTAATTGGTGGAGTAATTGTCCGATACCGAAAATATATGGATTTGTTGACCTTCTACCTTTAAGAGTATACAAACCGTATGTAAATTAAAGGCTATCACGGGTAgctattgatttatttaacaCTTTAACCCAAGCTTAAGAACTATTTGAAACACAATTAAACTTGAATCTAGCTGATCTAAATACCTCTTTCCTCCTCTTTTTCCTGTTTTATCACCTTGTTACTCAAAGTTTAGttgaaaattgtatttatcCATAGCTCACATTTCTTGTGCTTACGGTGATCGTCCGACCGGGTGCCAGTTTATACTAACAGCGGTACCTGTAAACCTTTAGTttaattgtttgcttttaccAAGTATCGGGTACCCAGAACTTGAGTCTCTTATGGCTGGTCGGTACTTTGCACTGCCCATGTTTAGCTGCAGCTGCACATGCAGCTGGTGC
The sequence above is a segment of the Drosophila pseudoobscura strain MV-25-SWS-2005 chromosome X, UCI_Dpse_MV25, whole genome shotgun sequence genome. Coding sequences within it:
- the Aps gene encoding diphosphoinositol polyphosphate phosphohydrolase 1, giving the protein MVKEKPNSTRIYDKDGFRRRAACICVRAENEAEVLLVTSSRRPELWIVPGGGVEPEEEPSVTAVREVLEEAGVVGSLGRCLGVFENNDHMHRTEVFVMNVTKELEEWEDSRSIGRKRQWFTIDDALSRLALHKPTQQHYLMQLQHSKTRDNTNRVVNATHPPKLTNVATSPAASPTTA
- the Cpr67Fb gene encoding pupal cuticle protein Edg-78E isoform X2, encoding MFKIALIIALFLVAVTWAADESQATITKYENEIKNDGSYNWEYGTSNGIQAKESGVGSAYAAGSVAYTAPDGQNIQLEYTADENGYQPKGAHLPTPPPTPDYILKALAYIEAHPFTRIQLRT
- the Cpr67Fb gene encoding pupal cuticle protein Edg-78E isoform X1, encoding MFQISYQTSAMFKIALIIALFLVAVTWAADESQATITKYENEIKNDGSYNWEYGTSNGIQAKESGVGSAYAAGSVAYTAPDGQNIQLEYTADENGYQPKGAHLPTPPPTPDYILKALAYIEAHPFTRIQLRT